From Flavipsychrobacter sp., a single genomic window includes:
- a CDS encoding MGMT family protein, giving the protein MSNNKTDKSDLYTAIYDVVKAVPKGRVTTYGAVAAAIGAKSGARMVGYALNHCNGLKPKVPAHRVVNRNGMLSGKHHFNPPELMQQLLEKEGVKVVDDKIESFVELFWDPIIELLR; this is encoded by the coding sequence ATGAGCAACAACAAGACCGATAAAAGTGACCTGTATACCGCAATTTATGATGTGGTTAAAGCAGTGCCTAAAGGAAGAGTGACTACCTATGGCGCTGTAGCAGCAGCAATAGGCGCGAAGTCAGGTGCCCGAATGGTAGGGTATGCCTTGAATCACTGTAACGGATTGAAACCCAAGGTACCTGCTCATAGAGTAGTGAATAGAAATGGTATGCTGTCTGGGAAACATCATTTTAATCCTCCTGAATTGATGCAGCAGTTGCTGGAAAAAGAAGGCGTTAAAGTAGTTGATGATAAAATAGAGTCATTCGTAGAATTATTTTGGGATCCTATTATAGAATTGTTAAGGTAA
- a CDS encoding L,D-transpeptidase family protein, producing MGRYSKRYFELTIASLLFCSIALFACKERTSSFKTSNPVPVVSNSTLQKLLNGSGQQVDSLDLFNVSKALREVYANTSFKPLWVKQDDAFRSIVSLLSDMEALSDDGLNVENYKHKEIRRTFEKARIGKLSEEELAVFDTTCTYYYLQASRDLLLGRLDVRSVDTEWFHRNDTLWLANGFLYDSLYTANVYPELSLYKSKLTAYSRLKKERKKYTSLEEDLAYKAVRKGGALQLKDDEDKPILHPETIADEGEVKRIIAKYYSVALPEIDDSIVSYQLSIKDSLISKIDVNLERLRWLPQQLENVYLIVNVPAMDLFLNIDNKDTMHMRVVVGKKSRPTPAMNADMVNIVFNPTWTVPPGIMKKDIIPGMNKKGSAYLEKKGLAIYTHSGKPLNPDSVNVTRANFKNYVFRQPSGYKNALGRVKFNLPNKHSIYLHDTPSRSDFKKKNRTKSSGCVRVQHPRDMAGYILTKINKEENSKRFVDSLINKNKMVFVPLQKRIPVHILYLTATEDSAKQHIVYWDDVYNKDEAIALQLK from the coding sequence ATGGGTAGGTATTCGAAAAGATATTTTGAGTTAACAATAGCCTCGTTGCTGTTTTGTTCTATTGCTTTGTTTGCATGCAAGGAAAGAACATCTTCTTTTAAAACTAGTAATCCAGTTCCCGTAGTTTCTAACAGTACTTTACAGAAGTTGCTAAATGGCAGTGGTCAACAAGTCGATTCACTAGACTTATTTAATGTTTCAAAAGCACTAAGGGAGGTATATGCTAATACATCGTTTAAGCCATTATGGGTTAAACAAGATGACGCATTTCGTAGTATAGTAAGTCTATTATCGGATATGGAGGCACTATCAGATGATGGTCTTAATGTAGAAAACTATAAGCATAAAGAAATAAGAAGAACTTTTGAAAAAGCGAGAATAGGCAAACTTAGTGAGGAGGAGTTAGCAGTTTTTGATACTACATGTACATATTATTATTTGCAAGCATCACGCGATCTATTATTGGGTCGTTTAGACGTTAGGAGTGTAGATACGGAATGGTTTCATAGAAATGATACTCTTTGGTTAGCAAATGGTTTCCTTTATGATAGTTTATATACAGCGAATGTTTATCCTGAACTTTCCTTATACAAAAGTAAGCTTACTGCATATAGCAGGTTGAAAAAAGAACGTAAAAAGTATACTTCTTTAGAAGAGGACTTGGCTTACAAAGCTGTGAGAAAAGGAGGTGCATTGCAGTTAAAAGATGATGAAGATAAACCAATACTCCATCCCGAGACAATAGCTGATGAAGGAGAAGTTAAAAGGATTATAGCAAAGTATTATAGTGTAGCATTACCTGAAATTGATGATAGTATTGTGTCTTATCAGCTGTCTATTAAAGATAGCCTGATTAGCAAGATAGATGTGAATCTCGAACGGTTGAGATGGTTGCCACAGCAGCTTGAGAATGTTTACTTGATAGTGAACGTGCCAGCAATGGACTTGTTTTTGAACATTGACAATAAGGATACAATGCACATGCGGGTGGTGGTAGGAAAGAAGTCTAGACCAACACCAGCCATGAATGCCGATATGGTAAATATTGTTTTCAACCCTACATGGACAGTGCCTCCAGGGATAATGAAAAAGGATATTATACCAGGTATGAATAAAAAGGGTAGTGCTTATTTAGAAAAGAAAGGACTTGCTATTTATACACATAGTGGAAAGCCTCTAAATCCTGATTCGGTAAATGTAACCAGAGCTAATTTTAAGAATTATGTGTTTAGACAGCCTTCTGGCTACAAAAATGCTTTAGGAAGAGTGAAGTTTAACTTGCCTAATAAACATAGCATCTATTTACATGATACACCTTCTCGAAGCGATTTCAAGAAGAAGAATAGAACAAAAAGTTCTGGTTGTGTCAGAGTACAGCATCCGAGAGATATGGCAGGTTATATTTTAACGAAGATCAACAAAGAAGAAAATAGTAAACGGTTTGTAGATTCCCTTATTAATAAGAATAAGATGGTATTCGTTCCGTTACAAAAACGAATACCTGTTCATATTTTATACCTAACAGCTACGGAAGATAGTGCTAAGCAACACATAGTTTATTGGGATGATGTCTATAACAAAGATGAGGCTATAGCGTTACAATTAAAATAA